A genomic stretch from Erysipelothrix sp. HDW6C includes:
- a CDS encoding ABC transporter permease produces the protein MQIGRNTISSLKRNTIRNLLVGIVLVSLIAATTIAMMVHATTDIKKKEYQDQYGAKVTIQTDMSVLMEQYAEVGRIASMPATSHAIKEALSQSSAVDHSDLIYRSFLVNENLASVGTETVYQPTSNGNIAAGLTPKAQLIGVNNPSIMPGFAMGTRTLVEGTMFTSDGEVIVSEAFAAANKLAVGTTFKAELHPYLPQMNFTITGLFQDKTKTEKKYPDYLNSDNEILMSSNTLKVYSEYIQSDALVSLDATYYLKDASTLEQFIDQAHEIGLDRVYTLAPDAQAYQENVAPFATLQSMTSHYLWYVLPIGALVLLAFSAFNTYRRSNELIVLRTAGMRKSRIIRSYLYESLTLLIVSLSVGLGIGYALAQPATSLLSKVGYARGENVTIVSPLINTAEPMSYTLNLNAPAIINTALISIALVILVSSLGIVYTLYYEPRHMFTERSS, from the coding sequence ATGCAAATCGGACGAAACACAATCAGCAGTTTAAAACGAAATACCATTCGCAATCTTCTTGTAGGTATCGTATTGGTAAGCCTTATTGCCGCGACAACAATCGCAATGATGGTTCATGCCACGACAGATATCAAGAAAAAAGAGTACCAGGACCAATACGGAGCTAAGGTTACAATTCAGACAGATATGAGTGTTCTAATGGAACAGTATGCTGAGGTTGGTCGCATCGCATCGATGCCTGCAACCTCGCATGCAATTAAAGAAGCCTTGAGCCAATCAAGTGCTGTCGACCATAGTGATTTGATTTACCGATCATTTCTTGTGAATGAAAACTTAGCATCCGTGGGTACTGAGACAGTTTACCAACCCACATCAAATGGCAATATTGCCGCCGGTCTTACGCCAAAAGCACAGCTGATTGGTGTTAATAATCCAAGCATAATGCCTGGGTTTGCAATGGGTACACGTACTCTTGTTGAAGGAACAATGTTTACAAGTGATGGTGAAGTTATCGTCAGTGAAGCATTTGCTGCGGCGAATAAGCTCGCTGTAGGAACAACGTTTAAAGCAGAATTGCATCCTTACTTACCACAGATGAACTTTACCATTACTGGCTTGTTTCAAGATAAAACAAAGACTGAAAAGAAATATCCAGACTATTTGAACAGTGACAATGAAATTTTGATGTCAAGCAATACTCTTAAGGTATACAGCGAATACATTCAAAGTGACGCCTTGGTGAGTCTTGATGCTACCTATTATCTCAAGGATGCGTCAACCCTTGAACAATTTATTGATCAGGCTCATGAAATTGGTTTGGATCGCGTGTATACACTAGCACCCGATGCCCAAGCTTACCAAGAAAATGTTGCACCCTTTGCAACGCTCCAGTCCATGACATCACACTATCTCTGGTATGTGCTCCCCATTGGTGCGCTCGTGCTTCTTGCATTCAGTGCATTCAATACGTATCGACGCAGCAATGAGTTAATCGTCTTAAGAACAGCCGGTATGCGAAAAAGCAGAATCATCCGTTCATATCTTTACGAATCACTAACGCTGCTGATCGTGAGTTTATCAGTTGGATTGGGAATTGGCTATGCGCTGGCACAACCCGCAACTTCGTTGTTATCTAAGGTTGGATATGCTCGTGGTGAAAATGTAACCATAGTATCACCCTTGATAAATACTGCGGAACCTATGTCCTATACTTTGAATCTAAACGCACCTGCAATCATAAATACTGCACTCATTTCAATCGCACTGGTTATACTTGTATCATCATTGGGAATCGTCTATACACTGTATTATGAACCGCGACATATGTTCACAGAGAGGAGTTCGTAA
- a CDS encoding HAMP domain-containing sensor histidine kinase — translation MRRLKIIYSSAYFLMIATLLMLLYTTNQSSANNDFLLYPTASSNGFALVEGGTGFQEAMSVQTTADTSQSNATMKQRYILTGLAIGGATVGFYLLMRRLDKGKAEQAVETLDEASYKRLHSYLSHEQKNTLAILSTHLEQNHDAAGLKYIATLRDTVDDVLTLSDERQDETLECIDVVLIGAEVCDSYRENAEVNFEFDDTALIMGKDKWLYRALTNIVDNALKYSRNEPVNLSVKTQNNSVIIKVEDTGIGIKEDELEAIFGHKVRLNDLKSDGYGIGLSLVNHVCDLCNGVVWVESEIGVGTSVYLSFPEALTLD, via the coding sequence ATGCGAAGATTAAAAATTATATACAGCAGTGCCTATTTTTTAATGATTGCGACATTGTTGATGTTACTTTATACAACCAATCAATCCAGTGCAAATAATGATTTTCTCCTGTATCCGACTGCATCTTCCAATGGGTTTGCCTTGGTAGAAGGCGGCACGGGATTTCAAGAGGCGATGTCTGTTCAGACAACTGCTGACACGAGCCAAAGCAATGCTACTATGAAGCAACGTTATATCTTGACAGGCTTGGCAATTGGTGGGGCAACTGTGGGCTTCTATCTATTAATGCGACGCCTTGATAAGGGCAAAGCAGAACAAGCAGTAGAGACATTAGACGAAGCATCATACAAACGACTGCACTCTTACCTATCACACGAACAGAAAAATACACTTGCTATTCTGAGCACCCATCTTGAACAAAATCATGATGCGGCGGGTCTTAAATATATTGCGACACTGCGTGATACTGTCGATGATGTTTTAACACTTAGTGATGAGCGTCAAGATGAGACGCTTGAATGCATTGATGTCGTTCTCATTGGTGCAGAGGTGTGTGATTCCTATCGCGAAAATGCTGAAGTCAATTTTGAGTTTGACGATACGGCGCTTATTATGGGAAAAGATAAATGGTTGTATCGAGCACTTACCAACATTGTCGATAATGCCTTGAAATACTCACGCAATGAACCCGTTAATCTCAGTGTTAAGACCCAGAATAATTCTGTGATCATTAAAGTTGAAGATACAGGGATTGGTATTAAAGAAGATGAACTCGAGGCAATCTTTGGTCATAAAGTGCGTTTGAATGATTTGAAGAGTGATGGCTATGGCATTGGCTTAAGCTTGGTGAATCATGTATGTGACCTTTGCAATGGTGTTGTATGGGTTGAGAGTGAAATTGGCGTTGGAACGTCCGTTTACCTTTCGTTTCCCGAAGCGTTAACATTGGATTAA
- a CDS encoding response regulator transcription factor yields MRVLVVEDNIALAKTMKSGLEGYSFQVDVCHMGLDGEELASINDYDVILLDLNLPDVDGLEVLNMLRESTNNTPIIIISARDGLTDRTKGLNLGADDYITKPFELVELNARINAVVRRYYGRSSSSVKVGNLELDSLSRTVVYADTRIDLKPKEFDILEFIIMKHPEVVSTEAIAEHVYDETFDPFSSVLRVHMARIRKKLNEVSEHDLLITIRGKGYQLCED; encoded by the coding sequence ATGCGCGTTTTAGTGGTTGAGGATAATATAGCGTTAGCAAAAACGATGAAATCTGGATTGGAAGGATATTCTTTTCAGGTTGATGTTTGTCACATGGGACTTGATGGTGAAGAGCTTGCTTCAATCAATGATTATGATGTTATTTTGCTTGACCTCAATCTTCCCGATGTCGATGGTCTTGAGGTCCTAAACATGCTTCGCGAAAGCACCAACAACACACCAATCATTATCATTAGTGCTCGTGATGGTCTCACCGACCGTACAAAAGGTCTGAATCTGGGTGCCGATGATTACATCACCAAACCCTTTGAACTTGTGGAGTTGAATGCACGTATCAATGCTGTGGTGCGTCGCTATTATGGTAGAAGCAGTTCAAGTGTGAAAGTGGGCAATCTTGAATTAGATTCTTTAAGTCGCACAGTCGTCTACGCCGACACACGCATCGACTTAAAACCCAAAGAGTTTGATATTTTGGAGTTTATTATCATGAAGCACCCTGAAGTTGTTTCAACCGAAGCCATTGCGGAACATGTCTACGATGAGACATTTGATCCGTTCTCCTCGGTGTTGCGTGTTCATATGGCTCGCATCAGAAAGAAACTCAATGAGGTGAGTGAACACGATCTCTTGATCACCATTCGTGGAAAGGGATACCAACTATGCGAAGATTAA
- a CDS encoding metalloregulator ArsR/SmtB family transcription factor, with amino-acid sequence MDHKELTAHEMDSLKAVLHSDDDYNDLSLLFKMFADPTRLRIFTILSNATVSVDDLREVLGMTQSAVSHQLSSLRKMNLVKVNKVGKYSFYSLADSHVMEIFKQALDHVQE; translated from the coding sequence ATGGACCATAAGGAACTTACAGCACATGAGATGGATTCACTGAAAGCAGTACTCCATTCCGATGATGACTATAATGACTTGTCACTCTTATTTAAAATGTTTGCTGACCCAACGCGTTTGCGAATCTTCACAATCCTATCCAATGCAACCGTAAGTGTTGATGATCTGCGTGAGGTTTTGGGAATGACACAATCAGCGGTATCGCACCAATTGTCTTCACTGCGCAAGATGAATCTTGTGAAAGTGAATAAGGTTGGTAAGTACTCATTTTACTCTTTGGCTGACAGCCATGTAATGGAAATATTCAAACAAGCCTTGGACCATGTCCAAGAATAG
- a CDS encoding HAD family hydrolase, with translation MKHVFVSDFDGTLFKNHEVTHYDLNAIETFREQGHKFGICTGRSIDSILFEMRKYGIPFDFVIGINGGAVLTHELEEIFASSMDESLAREMIQTIDDFGIEFYGVTDGYRLCRVYGNEDALDEFEPNIEITELEEIVKAGTSGFYIHTSGGDKAIALSDRINDLYEHKGIVSFPNVENVDVGVAGVTKATGIAKIVDHYQLEGSVYAVGDSFNDLPMIKAYYGYVMSNGVDAMKKYADTIVESVGDALHHAMAQNHK, from the coding sequence GTGAAACATGTATTTGTGAGTGACTTTGATGGAACATTATTTAAGAATCATGAGGTAACACATTATGATTTGAATGCAATTGAAACCTTCCGTGAGCAAGGCCATAAATTTGGAATATGCACAGGACGAAGCATCGATTCAATTCTTTTTGAAATGAGAAAATACGGCATTCCCTTTGATTTTGTCATTGGAATTAATGGCGGTGCTGTCCTAACACATGAACTTGAAGAAATTTTCGCGTCCAGCATGGATGAGTCTTTGGCACGTGAAATGATACAAACGATTGATGATTTCGGTATTGAATTTTATGGAGTGACTGATGGCTATCGTTTGTGCCGTGTTTACGGGAATGAAGATGCCCTTGACGAATTTGAACCCAATATTGAGATTACAGAATTGGAAGAAATTGTAAAGGCTGGGACCAGTGGCTTTTACATTCACACAAGTGGTGGTGATAAAGCCATTGCATTGTCGGACCGGATAAATGATCTGTATGAGCATAAAGGCATCGTATCCTTTCCAAATGTTGAGAATGTCGATGTAGGTGTTGCAGGCGTTACAAAAGCAACCGGTATTGCTAAGATTGTTGACCACTACCAATTGGAAGGCAGTGTGTACGCAGTTGGTGATAGTTTCAATGATTTGCCGATGATTAAAGCATATTATGGGTATGTTATGAGCAATGGAGTCGATGCGATGAAGAAATATGCCGATACGATTGTGGAGTCGGTTGGCGATGCATTACACCATGCAATGGCTCAAAACCATAAGTGA
- a CDS encoding NAD(P)/FAD-dependent oxidoreductase, whose amino-acid sequence MIKTDALIIGKGPAGIQAAVYLKRGNVDPLVIGKGIGASEQARVIDNFYGFPSIGGPELIERGIDQAEQLGIPVISDEVVSIAFDEAGYSVRTTTETYQAMSVLIATGSHRNIPRIKKIRNYNGKGVSYCAVCDGFFYRKKTVAVIGSADYAASEAAELVEIAEKVYVLTNGEAPTGNFDPRCEIITDKVIAVYGEEKVGGVELEKATLDLDGIFIAIGLASSTDLATKLGVEVQNGRLVVDEEMATNLPGLYAAGDCTPGVQQIAKAVSDGCIAGYAMIAYIRHKKRGM is encoded by the coding sequence ATGATTAAAACAGACGCATTAATTATAGGAAAAGGACCAGCTGGGATTCAGGCTGCAGTCTATCTTAAACGTGGAAATGTAGATCCACTGGTAATCGGTAAAGGAATTGGTGCAAGTGAACAAGCCCGAGTGATTGATAATTTTTATGGCTTTCCATCAATTGGCGGTCCCGAGTTGATTGAACGTGGCATTGATCAAGCAGAACAATTGGGTATTCCTGTAATTAGTGATGAAGTTGTATCCATTGCTTTTGATGAAGCAGGGTACAGTGTCCGTACAACAACAGAAACCTATCAAGCAATGAGTGTGCTTATTGCTACCGGTTCACATCGCAACATTCCGCGAATTAAAAAGATTCGAAACTATAATGGTAAAGGTGTTTCCTATTGTGCAGTCTGTGATGGATTTTTTTATCGTAAGAAAACTGTAGCAGTTATTGGGAGTGCGGATTACGCTGCCAGTGAAGCGGCAGAACTTGTGGAAATTGCTGAGAAGGTCTATGTCCTCACAAATGGTGAAGCGCCAACAGGTAACTTTGATCCGCGTTGTGAGATTATAACGGACAAGGTCATTGCAGTATATGGTGAAGAAAAAGTGGGTGGCGTAGAACTTGAAAAAGCAACACTCGATCTGGATGGCATATTTATTGCCATTGGTTTAGCAAGTTCCACTGACCTTGCCACAAAATTAGGCGTTGAGGTTCAAAATGGTCGTCTTGTTGTTGATGAAGAAATGGCAACCAACCTTCCCGGTTTATACGCAGCTGGAGATTGTACACCGGGTGTTCAACAAATTGCGAAGGCCGTCTCGGATGGCTGCATTGCGGGGTATGCTATGATTGCGTATATTCGCCATAAGAAACGAGGAATGTAG
- a CDS encoding ABC transporter ATP-binding protein, protein MDNIIQVRNLSKHYTKKNGEVFEAVRGIDFDVRRGEIFSFLGPNGAGKSTTINMLTTQKIPTSGTITIDGKSLLDDPIFARSKIGVVAQHNNLDRGLTARENLIFHAQYFGMNLADANRKADELLERFGLLEWQHEYVKSFSGGMAQRLKIARAIVHDPDVLFLDEPTTGLDPAYRNILWEQMIALNKKGTTVFLTTHYMEEPEQFSDRIAIFSNGVIQAIGTTEELKKLTPSKNIITIALETLEDYTLNQAKKQHGVNDVVRHNETTMILYMDDLENTSTILNWVNTLEITIKNFSVSSATLDDVFVHLTTKGAK, encoded by the coding sequence ATGGATAACATTATTCAGGTTAGGAATTTATCAAAGCATTACACAAAGAAGAATGGGGAAGTCTTCGAAGCCGTTCGTGGAATTGACTTCGATGTCCGGCGTGGTGAAATATTTAGTTTCCTTGGACCCAACGGTGCAGGAAAGAGTACTACAATCAACATGCTTACAACACAAAAAATACCAACATCAGGAACCATAACAATCGATGGCAAGTCATTACTTGATGATCCAATCTTTGCACGCAGTAAAATTGGTGTTGTTGCCCAACATAACAATCTTGACCGTGGCTTAACGGCTCGGGAAAATCTAATCTTTCATGCTCAATATTTTGGCATGAATCTCGCTGATGCCAACCGCAAAGCTGACGAGCTCTTGGAGCGCTTTGGGTTACTGGAATGGCAACACGAGTATGTCAAAAGTTTCTCGGGAGGAATGGCACAACGTCTTAAAATTGCCAGAGCAATCGTTCATGACCCTGATGTACTATTCTTAGATGAACCGACTACTGGACTCGATCCAGCATACCGAAACATTCTGTGGGAACAAATGATAGCACTCAATAAAAAGGGAACAACCGTTTTTCTCACAACACATTATATGGAAGAACCCGAACAATTCTCTGATCGCATTGCGATATTTAGTAATGGTGTGATTCAAGCCATTGGCACGACAGAAGAACTCAAAAAGTTGACTCCTTCAAAGAATATTATCACGATTGCTTTGGAAACACTTGAAGATTACACACTCAATCAAGCCAAGAAACAACATGGCGTTAATGATGTTGTACGTCACAACGAAACAACCATGATTCTCTACATGGATGATCTTGAGAATACATCGACCATTCTAAATTGGGTTAACACTCTTGAAATCACCATCAAAAATTTTAGTGTTAGTTCCGCAACACTTGACGATGTCTTTGTCCATTTGACAACTAAAGGAGCCAAATAA
- a CDS encoding ABC transporter permease — protein MTQNHKWLTFKTMIKRDLLIQARDKNEFIFRVAMLPLILIFIYGFVLPRIGVVSSEFAANMFPGMVGMSLLLTGIHGTAVPLTMDFNNSREIEDRLQAPVDTKYIALAKMFVGIVEAWIGALIVLPISLLFMSQHLSFTLAGWDFVVLFGILLLASLASASLGLLVGTIVKPMQIAAMFPGFLMPLVFTGAIFFTWNALTPLLPVKMFVLINPLVYINEALRGIMNSNVTSMPFIMSIGGIVFFTVVMSSLGFKRFMKLAKA, from the coding sequence ATGACACAAAACCACAAATGGTTAACATTCAAAACAATGATCAAACGTGACCTCTTAATTCAAGCGCGTGATAAAAATGAATTTATTTTCCGCGTCGCGATGCTTCCACTTATCCTTATCTTTATTTATGGGTTCGTCTTGCCTCGTATTGGTGTTGTATCCTCCGAATTTGCAGCAAACATGTTCCCCGGAATGGTGGGCATGTCCCTTCTCTTAACAGGCATTCACGGTACCGCAGTACCACTGACAATGGATTTCAACAACTCTCGCGAGATTGAGGACCGTCTCCAAGCTCCTGTCGATACAAAATACATCGCACTTGCAAAGATGTTTGTAGGAATTGTGGAGGCATGGATTGGCGCGTTAATTGTCTTACCCATCTCCCTTCTCTTTATGAGTCAGCATTTATCGTTTACATTGGCAGGATGGGACTTCGTTGTCTTATTTGGAATCTTGCTCCTCGCTTCGCTTGCATCTGCTTCACTTGGGCTCCTAGTCGGCACAATTGTAAAACCAATGCAAATTGCAGCAATGTTTCCAGGATTCCTGATGCCATTAGTATTCACTGGGGCTATCTTCTTTACATGGAACGCATTGACACCTCTTCTACCTGTCAAGATGTTTGTTCTTATCAATCCTCTCGTTTATATTAATGAAGCACTCCGTGGCATCATGAACAGCAATGTTACTTCAATGCCTTTCATTATGAGCATTGGTGGTATCGTATTCTTCACTGTTGTTATGAGTTCATTGGGATTCAAGAGATTTATGAAATTAGCAAAGGCATAG
- a CDS encoding InlB B-repeat-containing protein yields MYKRIMPLFVALTLIIGIGSLRINADETDAVNVESSANIEDSPMGSTQSIALDANTNLLINHLGEDVTTFTRGRDLYELDSVTITRHRPKVNIEYYYGDYNTYDLVATESGYVDYDEYFSDYYKSVAQLNTEHGLALPTSNIVMVRIDGLKSLVPAYDGVNNEYTVKLLIGEKITRSITISTYMNRQDRENPSPVGKTETEIKSKEDFFAYNNLSTGISAMKNTPILIQSRHNVGNTRTERGRTGELSHLGIFGADSVFYETDSYVVTQDLPARTYIGAFYHVDDFGSPVQDVNPSSSVTSGASVGFVSGNNNPEWKNPTVSETLYLNDEASHDKLGAYPFEMDGDPFDNPEFVPYWPPANWMTGHKLDIHYEYGVSQLPVPTYTVTFDSNGGSEVFPLTDVAEGSSIQPPMPTKDGYTLTGWTHNGVAWNFMSDQVMGDMTLVAVWEENPVVVLSYTVSFDSDGGSAVAPLKNIVAGSTISAPTVPTKAGYTFSGWMYNGVAWNFATDAVNGNMLLKATWTPNGVNPTPEVKPEVTPEVKPTPGPTLPATGVASHSGGILLVGLGLAVVAIQKKRK; encoded by the coding sequence ATGTACAAGAGAATCATGCCCTTGTTCGTTGCGTTAACGTTAATTATAGGAATTGGATCGCTGCGTATTAATGCAGATGAAACTGATGCTGTTAATGTTGAATCGTCAGCGAATATTGAAGATAGCCCAATGGGGTCTACACAAAGCATCGCATTAGATGCAAACACAAACTTACTTATCAATCATCTTGGTGAAGATGTTACAACATTTACACGTGGTCGTGACTTATACGAATTGGATTCGGTAACCATTACACGTCACCGTCCCAAAGTAAATATTGAATACTACTATGGTGATTATAATACCTATGATTTGGTTGCAACCGAGTCAGGGTACGTTGATTATGATGAATATTTCTCTGACTATTATAAATCAGTTGCTCAATTAAATACAGAGCATGGACTTGCGCTTCCTACATCAAATATCGTCATGGTACGAATTGATGGATTGAAGAGTTTGGTTCCTGCATATGATGGTGTAAATAATGAGTATACTGTTAAATTACTTATTGGTGAGAAAATCACACGTAGTATTACAATCTCGACATACATGAACCGTCAAGATCGTGAAAATCCATCACCAGTAGGAAAAACAGAAACAGAAATCAAATCAAAAGAAGATTTCTTTGCATACAATAATCTTTCTACAGGAATCAGTGCGATGAAGAATACACCGATTCTAATCCAAAGCCGTCACAATGTTGGTAACACTCGAACAGAACGCGGACGTACTGGAGAATTATCACATCTTGGAATATTCGGAGCTGACTCTGTTTTCTATGAAACAGACAGTTATGTTGTTACTCAAGATTTACCAGCACGCACATATATTGGTGCATTCTACCATGTTGACGATTTCGGCAGTCCAGTTCAGGATGTAAACCCAAGCAGTTCCGTTACATCGGGTGCATCTGTTGGCTTTGTCTCGGGAAACAATAATCCTGAGTGGAAGAACCCTACAGTAAGTGAAACATTATATTTAAATGACGAAGCAAGTCATGACAAATTGGGGGCATATCCATTTGAAATGGATGGTGATCCATTTGATAATCCTGAATTTGTTCCTTATTGGCCACCCGCAAATTGGATGACAGGACATAAATTGGATATTCACTATGAATATGGCGTATCACAATTACCGGTTCCAACATACACTGTTACATTTGATAGTAATGGCGGAAGCGAAGTATTTCCGCTTACAGATGTAGCGGAAGGATCGTCAATTCAACCACCAATGCCAACGAAAGATGGCTATACCTTAACAGGATGGACCCACAATGGTGTTGCATGGAACTTTATGAGTGACCAAGTAATGGGTGATATGACACTTGTTGCAGTGTGGGAAGAGAACCCAGTTGTTGTCTTATCCTATACAGTAAGCTTTGACTCAGATGGTGGAAGTGCTGTTGCGCCACTCAAAAATATCGTCGCAGGTTCAACGATTAGTGCACCAACTGTGCCAACAAAAGCTGGCTATACATTCAGTGGATGGATGTACAATGGTGTTGCGTGGAATTTTGCAACTGACGCTGTCAATGGAAATATGCTCTTAAAAGCAACATGGACACCTAATGGTGTCAATCCAACCCCTGAAGTAAAACCAGAGGTAACCCCGGAAGTGAAACCAACTCCAGGGCCTACTTTGCCTGCAACAGGCGTTGCAAGCCATAGCGGTGGAATCTTGCTTGTAGGACTTGGTCTTGCAGTAGTAGCGATTCAAAAGAAACGTAAATAA
- a CDS encoding undecaprenyl-diphosphate phosphatase — MEFFINLLKIIFLGVVQGITEWLPISSTGHMILVDEFLKISVSEQFMSVFLVVVQLGSILAVVVLYWNKLWPFKRKGNGVTISPEIFSMWMKIVVACVPAAVIGILFDDVFNKYFYNSTSVAIMLILFGIFFIVVENRNKGRKPKITKISEITYQTAIIIGVFQLIAAIFPGTSRSGATIVGALMIGVSRYVAAEFTFFMAVPVMFGASLLKLVKMGFAFTFQEAILLIVGMVVAFVVSVFAIRFLMNYIKKHDFKVFGWYRIALGIVVLIVFAFIK, encoded by the coding sequence ATGGAGTTTTTTATTAATTTACTTAAAATAATATTTCTAGGTGTTGTACAAGGAATTACAGAATGGTTGCCAATTAGTAGCACAGGACACATGATTCTTGTGGATGAATTTTTGAAAATTTCGGTCAGCGAACAGTTCATGTCGGTTTTCCTAGTTGTTGTTCAATTGGGTTCGATATTAGCAGTTGTTGTACTGTACTGGAATAAGTTGTGGCCGTTTAAACGCAAAGGAAATGGTGTGACAATTTCCCCGGAAATCTTCAGCATGTGGATGAAGATTGTTGTAGCATGTGTGCCTGCAGCGGTTATCGGTATTCTATTTGATGACGTGTTCAACAAATACTTCTACAACTCAACAAGTGTTGCAATCATGTTAATTCTATTTGGTATATTCTTTATTGTTGTAGAAAATCGCAACAAGGGTCGAAAACCTAAGATTACAAAAATATCAGAAATTACTTATCAAACGGCAATTATCATTGGTGTGTTCCAATTGATCGCAGCAATTTTCCCAGGAACATCACGCTCAGGAGCCACTATTGTAGGTGCATTAATGATTGGTGTGTCACGTTATGTTGCAGCAGAGTTTACGTTCTTTATGGCAGTTCCCGTAATGTTTGGAGCAAGCCTTCTAAAACTTGTTAAAATGGGCTTCGCATTTACGTTCCAAGAGGCAATCTTATTAATTGTTGGAATGGTCGTAGCATTCGTAGTTTCTGTCTTTGCCATTCGCTTCCTCATGAACTACATTAAAAAACATGACTTCAAAGTATTTGGTTGGTACCGTATTGCCTTGGGAATCGTTGTACTGATTGTGTTTGCGTTTATTAAATAA
- a CDS encoding LemA family protein: protein MEFIWILLAIIGIIVIMYIGFYNRVKRLNIEMQEASSGIDVALSKRFALIPNLVNTVKGYMEHEKRVLELVVTKRNEALINRDTYNEQMNEVVNRVLAIAEAYPDLKADTQFLNLQKALVDVEEHLQAARRLLNRKVAELNTAISTFPGTLFNATVKMKPGVFFEAEAAEHALPIVDLQD from the coding sequence ATGGAATTTATTTGGATACTGCTCGCAATTATAGGAATCATCGTTATCATGTATATTGGTTTCTACAATCGTGTGAAACGGTTAAATATTGAAATGCAAGAAGCATCATCAGGTATCGATGTTGCTTTGTCAAAACGATTTGCATTGATTCCCAACCTTGTAAATACAGTTAAGGGTTATATGGAACACGAGAAGCGTGTGCTTGAACTTGTTGTAACGAAACGCAATGAAGCATTGATCAATCGCGATACCTACAATGAACAAATGAATGAAGTGGTGAATCGTGTCCTTGCAATCGCGGAAGCATATCCAGACTTGAAGGCAGACACACAATTTCTAAATTTACAAAAAGCATTAGTTGATGTTGAAGAACACCTCCAAGCCGCACGCCGATTGCTGAATCGCAAGGTTGCTGAGTTGAATACTGCGATTTCAACGTTCCCAGGGACACTCTTTAATGCAACCGTTAAGATGAAGCCAGGAGTATTCTTTGAAGCAGAGGCAGCTGAACATGCTTTGCCTATTGTTGACTTGCAAGACTAA